In a genomic window of Arachnia rubra:
- a CDS encoding FecCD family ABC transporter permease, with the protein MSRWLGVTLLGVALTVVILAAATVALGVGSASLSVGDVVDVILRRLALIPGENVTVEADRIVWELRMPRVLGALSVGAALAICGVVLQSLTRNELADPYLLGISSGSTVGVVAVIVFGLSLPLVPESLTLTAAAFGGAILAMVLVLGLATGRSGALPPGRTILAGVAVGQLCAAFTSLSIMVFGERDVSRMVMNWTLGSFAGMRWPNATVMLCCAIASLLVLLFATSTLDAFAFGETSARSLGINVTRARWILLIITALITAATVAVAGPIGFVGLTIPHLVRIATGPGHRTLLPLTALAGAALMLVADTLARTLRPSTEIPIGVITATIGTPVLVFLLRRQAGKA; encoded by the coding sequence GTGAGTCGCTGGCTGGGGGTCACGCTGCTGGGCGTGGCCCTCACCGTCGTGATCCTCGCGGCGGCGACGGTGGCCCTCGGGGTGGGCTCGGCAAGTCTGTCCGTGGGTGACGTCGTCGACGTGATCCTGCGGCGGCTGGCGCTGATCCCCGGGGAGAATGTGACGGTGGAGGCCGACCGGATCGTGTGGGAGCTGCGGATGCCGCGGGTGCTCGGCGCGCTGTCGGTCGGAGCGGCGCTGGCGATCTGCGGCGTGGTGCTGCAGTCGCTGACCCGCAACGAGCTCGCCGACCCCTATCTGCTCGGCATCTCCTCCGGGTCCACGGTGGGCGTGGTCGCGGTGATCGTGTTCGGTCTCTCCCTGCCCCTCGTGCCGGAGTCGCTGACCCTGACGGCCGCGGCGTTCGGCGGCGCGATCCTGGCGATGGTGCTGGTGCTCGGGCTGGCGACAGGCCGGTCGGGCGCCCTGCCGCCGGGCCGCACCATCCTGGCGGGCGTCGCCGTCGGACAGCTGTGTGCCGCCTTCACGTCGCTGTCCATCATGGTGTTCGGGGAACGCGACGTCTCCCGCATGGTGATGAACTGGACCCTGGGATCGTTCGCGGGGATGCGCTGGCCCAACGCCACAGTCATGCTGTGCTGCGCCATCGCGTCGCTGCTGGTGCTGCTGTTCGCCACCAGCACCCTCGACGCCTTCGCCTTCGGGGAGACCTCAGCCCGTTCGCTGGGCATCAACGTCACCCGGGCGCGCTGGATCCTGCTGATCATCACCGCGCTGATCACCGCGGCGACGGTGGCCGTGGCGGGACCCATCGGCTTCGTCGGGCTCACCATCCCGCACCTGGTGCGGATCGCCACCGGGCCCGGGCATCGCACGCTGCTGCCGCTGACGGCGCTGGCCGGGGCGGCCCTGATGCTGGTGGCCGACACCCTGGCGCGGACGCTGCGTCCCAGCACGGAGATCCCGATCGGCGTGATCACCGCCACCATCGGTACGCCCGTATTGGTGTTCCTGCTGCGCAGGCAGGCGGGCAAGGCATGA
- a CDS encoding (2Fe-2S) ferredoxin domain-containing protein, whose amino-acid sequence MRTVLVALTLADASRWPELAESASRLGGVAAVLQGEGPGLVDQLDALAATGTKPVHLIGVTFGDDLGPASWVGRVARWWLDSRGPQLELWFSSRPLRGLPEVLPDAGRARLLAPRDSMTNPDWEEPPPVARQVLVCRGVRCNAKGAAATQDALKRALAEAGALDESVLVTVTACCYPCNRAPLVVVQPDMQWLGPVTPDDVPALVRQLTGATNGQEPAGGAPEPTQPA is encoded by the coding sequence ATGAGGACCGTCCTGGTGGCGCTGACGCTGGCGGACGCCAGCCGCTGGCCGGAGCTGGCGGAGTCCGCCAGCCGCCTGGGTGGCGTCGCGGCGGTGCTGCAGGGCGAGGGACCCGGCCTCGTGGACCAGCTGGACGCCCTGGCCGCGACCGGGACCAAGCCAGTGCACCTGATCGGCGTCACCTTCGGCGACGACCTCGGCCCGGCATCCTGGGTGGGCCGGGTGGCGCGCTGGTGGCTGGACTCGCGCGGACCCCAGCTGGAGCTGTGGTTCTCCTCCCGTCCCCTCCGGGGCCTGCCTGAGGTCCTGCCCGATGCCGGCAGGGCACGTCTCCTGGCTCCCCGCGACTCCATGACCAATCCCGACTGGGAGGAGCCACCGCCCGTGGCGCGCCAGGTGCTGGTCTGCCGCGGGGTGCGCTGCAACGCCAAGGGAGCCGCGGCGACGCAGGACGCCCTCAAACGGGCCCTGGCGGAGGCCGGCGCGCTGGACGAGTCGGTGCTGGTGACCGTCACGGCCTGCTGCTACCCCTGCAACCGGGCGCCGCTGGTCGTGGTGCAGCCTGATATGCAGTGGCTGGGCCCCGTCACCCCGGACGACGTCCCGGCCCTGGTGCGGCAGCTGACCGGGGCGACGAACGGACAAGAGCCGGCCGGCGGCGCGCCGGAGCCCACGCAGCCGGCGTGA
- a CDS encoding ABC transporter substrate-binding protein → MRLRARLTAGIMTAGLLLTGCVGAPATNTSSPAADSSSAAYTPVTITNCGFEATFNEPPKAAVSLNQGATEVMLGLGLEKQMVGTAYLDNDIAERWKAAYDSVPVLSDKYPSKEKFLEVKPDFAYASYTSAFTEKNIGTRDELKSEKVGTYLSPFGCTNEGDGSIPATMEAAWGEVTDVARIFGVEDRSTKLIEEQKAKLAELKQKAAGKDKKVLWYDSDEKSPFVGGGAGGPQIILDTIGATNVFANVPKGWDNVSWEDVIKADPDYIVFADASWSTAASKQAYMEADPALSQLKAVKNKAYITVPFSESTPGIRLVDGAEKVSEQIAKS, encoded by the coding sequence ATGCGTCTTCGTGCCCGCCTGACAGCCGGAATCATGACCGCCGGCCTCCTGCTGACCGGCTGTGTCGGTGCCCCAGCCACCAACACCAGCTCCCCCGCAGCCGACTCCAGCTCAGCCGCCTACACTCCCGTCACCATCACGAACTGCGGTTTCGAAGCCACCTTCAACGAGCCCCCGAAAGCCGCCGTCAGCCTCAACCAGGGAGCAACCGAGGTGATGCTGGGACTCGGCCTGGAGAAGCAGATGGTCGGCACCGCCTACCTCGACAACGACATCGCGGAACGTTGGAAGGCCGCCTACGACTCCGTGCCAGTGCTGTCGGACAAGTACCCGTCGAAGGAAAAGTTCCTCGAGGTCAAACCGGACTTCGCCTATGCCTCCTACACCTCCGCGTTCACGGAAAAGAACATCGGGACCCGCGACGAGCTGAAGAGCGAGAAGGTCGGCACCTATCTGAGTCCCTTCGGCTGCACCAACGAGGGAGACGGGAGCATCCCCGCCACCATGGAGGCCGCCTGGGGTGAGGTCACCGACGTCGCCAGGATCTTCGGGGTGGAGGATCGTTCCACCAAGCTGATCGAGGAGCAGAAGGCCAAGCTCGCAGAGCTGAAGCAGAAGGCGGCGGGCAAGGACAAGAAGGTCCTGTGGTACGACTCCGACGAGAAGAGCCCGTTCGTCGGCGGTGGCGCCGGCGGCCCGCAGATCATCCTCGACACCATCGGCGCGACCAACGTCTTCGCCAACGTGCCGAAGGGATGGGACAACGTCTCCTGGGAGGACGTGATCAAGGCCGACCCCGACTACATCGTCTTCGCCGACGCCTCCTGGTCGACGGCAGCCAGCAAGCAGGCCTACATGGAGGCCGATCCGGCGCTGAGCCAGTTGAAGGCTGTGAAGAACAAGGCCTACATCACCGTCCCCTTCTCGGAGTCCACACCCGGTATCCGCTTGGTCGATGGCGCCGAGAAGGTCTCCGAGCAGATCGCCAAGAGCTGA
- a CDS encoding SRPBCC family protein — MHRTPEATPDEMKGIIMETTEVVSETRSVAVSTVAPAQLEAIWRTLMTPAGAQALLGPGGQLGNKGESWKADDGTYGITRSFHPKEQIRFSWHAADDAPATLVDIRMRSVDGGTELTIVHDHLPASADLEALRSRWETTLDNLIAAS; from the coding sequence ATGCACCGGACGCCAGAGGCGACGCCCGACGAGATGAAAGGCATCATCATGGAGACCACGGAGGTAGTAAGCGAAACCAGAAGCGTGGCGGTCAGCACAGTGGCCCCCGCACAGTTGGAGGCCATCTGGAGAACCCTCATGACGCCTGCGGGAGCGCAGGCCCTGCTCGGCCCAGGCGGACAGCTTGGGAACAAGGGGGAATCCTGGAAGGCTGACGACGGCACCTACGGCATCACCCGTAGCTTCCATCCCAAAGAACAGATCCGATTCTCGTGGCATGCCGCCGACGACGCGCCCGCGACGCTCGTCGACATCCGGATGCGCTCCGTCGACGGCGGCACCGAGCTGACCATCGTCCACGACCACCTCCCGGCCAGCGCCGACCTTGAGGCCCTCCGCTCCCGCTGGGAGACCACCTTGGACAACCTCATCGCGGCCTCCTGA
- a CDS encoding Fic family protein, giving the protein MLFDPGRPFDPPPLPPTQDVETPAVLKAVLRASRRLATLNAACLRVPDPTLLINLTPIIEAQASSEIENIVTTNDELFRAARGALEAPSPSVKEALRYRTALRVGFDVMSTRPLGFSTALAVGEQLMGAEVQVRSMPGTFIGNPATGERSYTPPQGKENILNHLRQWEQFLHDYEPYDPLVALAMQHYQFEAIHPFYDGNGRTGRILNLLCLNHFGLLDLPVLYLSGYILRHKSAYYRLLREVTERAAWQEWVLFFMDAVEVTASSSLELIDAVLTTRDELDEAIRERHSKMPAADLARLLTRQPYCRIEDVVNVGLAQRQTASRWLSMLAEEGMLRREQIGRSIIFSNPVLLARLFENQLVGS; this is encoded by the coding sequence ATGCTTTTTGATCCTGGCAGGCCCTTCGATCCTCCGCCTTTGCCTCCTACGCAGGACGTGGAGACGCCGGCGGTCCTCAAGGCCGTGCTGAGGGCAAGCCGGCGGCTGGCGACACTCAATGCGGCCTGCCTGCGTGTCCCTGACCCTACCCTCCTGATCAACCTGACGCCGATCATCGAGGCGCAGGCCTCCAGCGAGATAGAGAACATCGTGACCACCAACGACGAGTTGTTCCGGGCCGCGAGAGGCGCTTTGGAGGCGCCGAGCCCGTCAGTCAAGGAGGCTCTGCGCTATCGCACCGCGCTGCGCGTCGGGTTTGATGTCATGAGCACGCGCCCGCTCGGATTCTCCACGGCCCTCGCGGTGGGTGAGCAGCTCATGGGCGCTGAGGTGCAGGTGCGGTCGATGCCTGGCACGTTCATTGGCAACCCCGCCACTGGGGAACGCTCCTACACCCCACCCCAGGGTAAAGAGAACATCCTGAACCATCTCCGGCAGTGGGAGCAGTTCCTGCATGACTACGAGCCTTACGACCCGCTCGTCGCCCTGGCAATGCAGCATTACCAGTTTGAGGCCATCCATCCGTTCTACGACGGCAATGGGCGCACAGGCCGGATCCTGAACCTGCTGTGTCTGAATCATTTCGGGCTACTGGACTTGCCCGTGCTCTACCTCTCCGGATACATCCTGCGACACAAATCCGCCTACTACCGCCTGTTGCGTGAGGTGACGGAGCGGGCGGCGTGGCAGGAGTGGGTCCTCTTTTTCATGGACGCCGTTGAAGTCACGGCGTCCTCCTCCCTGGAGCTCATCGATGCTGTGCTGACCACACGAGATGAACTGGATGAGGCCATCAGGGAACGCCACTCCAAGATGCCAGCCGCTGACCTCGCCCGGCTCCTGACCCGTCAGCCGTATTGCCGGATTGAGGACGTCGTCAATGTAGGCCTGGCACAGCGCCAGACCGCCTCCCGGTGGCTGTCTATGCTGGCTGAGGAAGGCATGCTCCGCCGCGAGCAGATAGGGCGCAGCATCATCTTCAGCAATCCTGTGCTGCTGGCGAGACTGTTTGAGAACCAGTTGGTGGGGTCCTGA
- a CDS encoding sodium-translocating pyrophosphatase yields MTEQPQEAVTATEEKVLCAATGSAPVRRGLTRFLGAAVGVLSLASCSSPSGGQSGGHAGGEANLRLPDLGSVSFLGLPGNVLLGLGLVVCALGLAFGIITYSQLNRMPVHRAMREVSELIYTTCKTYLRQQGRFLLLLWAFIATIIVVYYLFLVDFGVGRTAVVILFSLIGMGGSYAVAWYGIRVNTLANSRTAHAAMSGNPYPCHDIPMRSGMSIGMVLISVELAMMLIIMVFLPGEIAGSCFIGFAIGESLGASALRIAGGIFTKIADIGADLMKIVFKIKEDDARNPGVIADCTGDNAGDSVGPSADGFETYGVTGVALITFILLGVSDPTVQVQLLVWIFVIRAVMVVASGISYFINAAVTRLRYRGADEMDFEAPLTSLVWLTSLLCIACTFGTSAALIGALPDGLWWKLSLIVSCGTLAGALIPELVKVFTSTNARHTREVVVSSNQGGASLNILSGLVAGNFSAYWIGLAITGLMGLSFLISLQGLDQIMLAPAVFAFGLVAFGFLGMGPVTIAVDSYGPVTDNAQSVFELSTIEELPGIHEELERDHKINADFERAKYFLEANDGAGNTFKATAKPVLIGTAVVGATTMIFSIMMGLTSRLTENLQNLSLLHAPFLLGLLLGGAVIYWFTGASMQAVTTGAYRAVEFIRENLHLDGETKASAEDSNKVVTICTQYAQKGMFNIFLGVFFATLAFAFAEPFLFIGFLVAMALFGLYQAIFMANAGGAWDNAKKLVEVDLDAKGTPLHDATVVGDTVGDPYKDTSSVALNPVIKFSTLFGLLAVELAVAISAQGSALLSHVLAAVFLLVSAFFCYRSFYGMRIGERIEDLKSS; encoded by the coding sequence ATGACTGAGCAACCGCAGGAAGCGGTGACAGCAACAGAAGAAAAAGTCCTATGCGCCGCGACGGGCAGCGCACCCGTGCGGCGCGGCCTCACCCGGTTCCTCGGAGCCGCGGTCGGTGTGCTTTCCCTGGCATCTTGTAGTTCGCCCTCCGGCGGCCAGTCCGGAGGGCACGCAGGCGGTGAGGCGAACCTCCGGCTTCCCGACCTCGGTTCCGTCTCCTTCCTCGGCCTGCCCGGCAATGTGCTGCTGGGGCTCGGACTGGTCGTGTGCGCTCTCGGCCTAGCCTTCGGGATCATCACGTACTCGCAGCTGAACCGCATGCCCGTGCACCGGGCGATGCGGGAGGTCTCCGAGCTGATCTACACCACCTGCAAGACCTACCTGAGGCAGCAGGGCCGGTTCCTGCTGCTGCTGTGGGCGTTCATCGCGACCATCATCGTCGTCTACTACCTGTTCCTCGTCGACTTCGGGGTGGGCCGGACGGCTGTGGTGATCCTGTTCTCGCTGATCGGCATGGGCGGCAGCTACGCCGTCGCCTGGTACGGCATCCGCGTCAACACCCTGGCCAACTCCCGCACCGCGCACGCCGCGATGTCCGGGAACCCCTACCCCTGCCACGACATCCCGATGCGCTCGGGGATGAGCATCGGGATGGTGCTGATCTCCGTCGAGCTGGCGATGATGCTGATCATCATGGTCTTCCTGCCCGGGGAGATCGCGGGCTCCTGCTTCATCGGCTTCGCGATCGGCGAGTCGCTGGGGGCGTCGGCGTTGCGCATCGCGGGCGGCATCTTCACCAAGATCGCCGACATCGGCGCCGACCTGATGAAGATCGTCTTCAAGATCAAGGAGGACGACGCCCGCAACCCGGGTGTGATCGCCGACTGCACGGGCGACAACGCCGGTGACTCCGTCGGCCCGTCCGCCGATGGCTTCGAGACCTACGGCGTCACCGGGGTGGCGCTGATCACGTTCATCCTCCTCGGCGTCTCCGACCCGACGGTGCAGGTGCAGCTGTTGGTGTGGATCTTCGTGATCCGCGCCGTGATGGTGGTGGCCTCCGGTATCTCGTACTTCATCAACGCCGCCGTCACCCGGCTGCGCTACCGGGGTGCCGACGAGATGGACTTCGAGGCACCCCTGACGTCGCTGGTGTGGCTGACGTCGCTGCTGTGCATCGCCTGCACCTTCGGCACCTCCGCGGCGCTGATCGGCGCTCTGCCGGATGGGCTGTGGTGGAAGCTGTCGCTGATCGTCAGCTGCGGCACCCTCGCCGGGGCCCTGATCCCGGAGCTGGTGAAGGTGTTCACCTCCACGAACGCCCGCCACACCCGCGAGGTGGTGGTCTCGTCCAACCAGGGCGGGGCGTCGCTGAACATCCTCTCCGGGCTGGTTGCAGGCAATTTCTCGGCCTACTGGATCGGCCTGGCGATCACGGGCCTGATGGGCCTGAGCTTCCTCATCTCGCTGCAGGGACTGGACCAGATCATGCTCGCCCCCGCGGTGTTCGCGTTCGGGCTGGTCGCGTTCGGCTTCCTGGGGATGGGGCCGGTGACGATCGCCGTCGACTCCTACGGCCCCGTCACCGACAACGCCCAGTCGGTGTTCGAACTGTCCACCATCGAGGAGCTGCCCGGCATCCACGAGGAGCTGGAGCGCGACCACAAGATCAACGCGGACTTCGAGCGCGCCAAGTACTTCCTCGAAGCCAACGACGGGGCGGGCAACACGTTCAAGGCGACGGCGAAGCCCGTGCTGATCGGCACCGCTGTCGTGGGCGCGACCACCATGATCTTCTCCATCATGATGGGACTGACGTCGCGGCTCACCGAGAACCTGCAGAACCTGTCGCTGCTGCACGCCCCGTTCCTGCTGGGCCTGCTGCTGGGTGGCGCGGTGATTTACTGGTTCACGGGCGCCTCGATGCAGGCTGTGACGACCGGCGCCTACCGGGCCGTCGAGTTCATCAGGGAGAACCTCCACCTCGACGGGGAGACGAAGGCCTCCGCCGAGGACTCGAACAAGGTGGTGACGATCTGCACCCAGTACGCGCAGAAGGGCATGTTCAACATCTTCCTGGGCGTGTTCTTCGCCACCCTGGCGTTCGCCTTCGCGGAACCGTTCCTGTTCATCGGCTTCCTCGTCGCGATGGCGCTGTTCGGGCTCTACCAGGCGATCTTCATGGCGAACGCGGGCGGCGCCTGGGACAACGCCAAGAAGCTGGTCGAGGTGGACCTCGATGCCAAGGGCACGCCGCTGCATGACGCAACGGTCGTGGGCGACACCGTCGGCGACCCCTACAAGGACACCTCGTCGGTGGCACTGAACCCGGTGATCAAGTTCTCGACGCTGTTCGGACTGCTGGCCGTCGAGCTGGCGGTCGCGATCTCAGCCCAGGGCTCGGCGCTGCTGTCCCACGTCCTGGCCGCGGTGTTCCTGCTGGTCTCCGCGTTCTTCTGCTACCGCTCGTTCTACGGCATGCGGATCGGCGAACGCATCGAGGACCTCAAGAGCAGCTGA
- a CDS encoding ABC transporter ATP-binding protein, translating to MIRLEEVAWDVSGRRIVEDISVGFAAGAMTALVGPNGSGKTTVMHLAAGLRKPASGKVLLGDQPMDTLSPRSRARRIALVEQHPSTDLDLTVREVVALGRIPHVGAWPGARDRGRDAIDEAMEVAAVTQLAARRWQSLSGGERQRIHLARALAQQPEILLLDEPTNHLDLSHQLDFLERVSGLGLTVVAVLHDLDLAAAFCDDMVVMHQGRLHSQGTVAEVLTTELIDEVFDVTARVEVDDRRRVSWSRR from the coding sequence ATGATCCGCCTGGAGGAGGTCGCCTGGGATGTGAGTGGGCGCCGGATCGTCGAGGACATCTCCGTCGGCTTCGCAGCCGGTGCCATGACGGCGCTGGTCGGCCCGAACGGCTCCGGCAAGACGACCGTGATGCACCTGGCTGCCGGGCTGCGGAAGCCCGCTTCGGGGAAGGTGCTGCTGGGCGACCAGCCCATGGACACGCTGTCGCCCCGCTCACGGGCCCGGCGGATCGCGCTGGTGGAGCAGCACCCAAGCACCGACCTGGACCTCACCGTCCGCGAGGTGGTGGCGCTGGGACGGATTCCCCACGTCGGGGCGTGGCCCGGGGCTAGGGACCGCGGCAGGGACGCGATCGACGAGGCCATGGAGGTGGCGGCCGTGACGCAGCTGGCCGCCAGGCGCTGGCAGAGCCTCTCCGGCGGCGAGCGGCAGCGCATCCACCTGGCGCGGGCGCTGGCGCAGCAACCCGAGATCCTGTTGCTGGACGAGCCCACCAACCACCTCGACCTCAGCCACCAACTGGACTTCCTGGAGCGGGTCAGCGGCCTAGGGCTGACAGTCGTCGCCGTCCTGCACGACCTCGACCTGGCCGCGGCCTTCTGCGACGACATGGTCGTGATGCACCAGGGCCGCCTCCACTCCCAGGGCACTGTCGCCGAGGTGCTGACCACCGAGCTGATCGACGAGGTGTTCGACGTGACAGCGCGCGTCGAGGTCGATGACCGCCGGCGGGTCAGCTGGAGCCGGCGATGA
- a CDS encoding PAC2 family protein, which yields MSDWFAINEDLWGTVAGSRPPLFYFFDGFIDSGRVGATLIEALLEHSESQLLGAFSMDLVHDYRARRPVMVFDRDHWSSIDEPALNLHLARDANGSPYLVMRGPEPDHRWQLFRDELAGLFQRLDISMLLTGYGMPMAFPHTRPTPLATHSTDPALRQQNPRWIDRLEIPASFSAYLEYHLGAAGINAYGVAAHVPHYLANSSFTQAAATILHRYVEVTGLALPTDELDLAAEANLMSIEADTRGDETARELLRQLEEQYDRYTEPTSEDLPSADEIAAAVERFLAQRDEGNQPPTMGE from the coding sequence ATGTCCGACTGGTTTGCCATCAATGAAGACCTGTGGGGCACAGTCGCGGGGTCGCGGCCCCCGCTGTTCTACTTCTTCGACGGTTTCATCGACTCGGGGCGCGTCGGCGCGACGCTGATCGAGGCCCTGCTGGAGCATTCCGAGTCCCAGCTGCTCGGGGCCTTCAGCATGGATCTCGTCCACGACTACCGGGCGCGCCGTCCCGTCATGGTGTTCGACCGCGACCACTGGTCGTCGATCGACGAGCCTGCGCTCAACCTGCATCTGGCACGCGACGCCAACGGGTCGCCGTACCTCGTGATGCGTGGTCCCGAGCCTGATCATCGCTGGCAGCTGTTCCGCGACGAGCTGGCTGGGTTGTTCCAGCGGCTCGACATTTCGATGCTGCTGACTGGCTACGGCATGCCGATGGCGTTCCCGCACACCCGCCCCACGCCCCTCGCGACGCACTCCACCGATCCGGCGCTCCGTCAGCAGAACCCCCGCTGGATCGATCGTCTTGAGATCCCGGCTTCCTTCTCCGCGTACCTCGAATACCATCTGGGGGCGGCTGGGATCAACGCCTACGGGGTCGCGGCGCACGTGCCCCACTACCTCGCGAACTCCTCCTTCACGCAGGCCGCCGCGACGATCCTCCACCGCTACGTGGAGGTGACGGGACTCGCGCTGCCGACCGACGAACTCGACCTGGCCGCCGAGGCCAATCTGATGTCCATCGAGGCCGACACCCGGGGCGACGAGACCGCCCGCGAGCTGCTGCGCCAACTCGAGGAACAGTACGACCGCTACACCGAACCCACCAGTGAGGACCTGCCCTCCGCTGACGAGATAGCGGCAGCGGTGGAGCGTTTCCTCGCCCAGCGCGACGAAGGCAACCAGCCCCCAACCATGGGGGAGTGA
- a CDS encoding MFS transporter, giving the protein MSESRTALSATSASRGRVLAWCMWDWGTQPFATVITTFVFSAYIASGSLFGAGEGDDGPSLMLGVAMAVAGVFIALLAPVLGQGSDRSGRRMTHLRWQTWALAVVSAALWFVAPGQQYLWLGLVLLAVGNVIAEVANVNYYAAIDQVATPETVGRVSGFGWGMGYLGGIAILLLIVAAAGTDIDATGVRNSMLLCGAWTVLFTIPLFIAIKDRPATGAPPRQSLGQAYRSLVRSIIGIYRVSPHTIWFLLASALFRDGLAGVFTYGAVLARRVFGFTTGGVIVFGVAANVIAGLATIAFGFLDDRIGPKRVILISLGALVGLGTAIFALHDQGQVVFWVFGLAMTLFVGPAQSASRSFLARTIPEGHSGEVFGLYATTGRAVSFLSSAMWVLFLWLGTFLVPAGESAVHFGILGIVLVLAAGLAVMIPVRGDGHTVAAHGDQPSGTS; this is encoded by the coding sequence GTGAGTGAATCCAGGACTGCCCTCAGTGCCACGTCTGCCAGCCGGGGGCGGGTCCTCGCCTGGTGCATGTGGGACTGGGGCACGCAGCCGTTCGCGACCGTCATCACCACGTTCGTCTTCAGCGCCTACATCGCATCCGGGTCGCTCTTCGGCGCCGGCGAGGGCGACGACGGGCCGTCGCTGATGCTGGGTGTCGCGATGGCCGTCGCGGGGGTTTTCATCGCGTTGCTGGCACCCGTCCTGGGGCAGGGTTCCGACCGCTCCGGCCGGCGCATGACCCACCTGCGCTGGCAGACCTGGGCCCTGGCGGTGGTCTCGGCGGCGCTGTGGTTCGTCGCGCCCGGCCAGCAGTATCTATGGCTGGGACTGGTACTGCTCGCGGTGGGAAACGTCATAGCCGAGGTGGCGAACGTCAACTATTACGCCGCCATCGACCAGGTCGCCACTCCTGAGACCGTCGGACGTGTTTCCGGGTTCGGGTGGGGGATGGGCTACCTCGGCGGGATCGCGATCCTGCTGCTGATCGTCGCCGCGGCCGGAACCGACATCGACGCCACCGGCGTGCGCAACTCCATGCTGCTGTGCGGGGCGTGGACGGTGCTGTTCACCATCCCGCTTTTCATCGCCATCAAGGACCGGCCCGCGACGGGCGCGCCGCCTCGCCAGTCGCTGGGGCAGGCGTATCGCAGCCTCGTGCGCTCCATCATCGGCATCTACCGGGTCTCACCCCACACCATCTGGTTCCTGCTGGCCTCCGCGCTGTTCCGCGACGGGCTGGCGGGCGTGTTCACCTACGGTGCGGTGCTGGCCAGGCGGGTGTTCGGGTTCACCACGGGCGGTGTGATCGTCTTCGGGGTGGCTGCGAACGTCATCGCGGGGCTCGCCACCATCGCCTTCGGGTTCCTGGACGACCGGATCGGGCCGAAACGGGTGATCCTGATCTCGCTGGGGGCCCTGGTGGGCCTGGGAACCGCGATCTTCGCGCTCCACGACCAGGGGCAGGTCGTCTTCTGGGTATTCGGCCTCGCCATGACGCTGTTCGTCGGACCCGCGCAGTCGGCGTCGCGTTCCTTCCTGGCCCGGACCATCCCCGAGGGGCACTCCGGTGAGGTGTTCGGCCTGTACGCCACGACGGGACGGGCGGTGTCCTTTCTGTCGTCGGCGATGTGGGTGCTGTTCCTGTGGCTGGGGACTTTCCTGGTGCCGGCCGGGGAGTCTGCGGTGCACTTCGGCATCCTCGGGATCGTGCTGGTGCTGGCCGCAGGGCTGGCCGTCATGATCCCCGTCCGCGGCGACGGGCACACCGTCGCCGCGCACGGGGACCAGCCGTCCGGGACCAGCTGA